A genomic segment from Chanos chanos chromosome 2, fChaCha1.1, whole genome shotgun sequence encodes:
- the vmn2r1 gene encoding vomeronasal type-2 receptor 1 → MAENLIDGNGCIRLGVSQGFRGKKFTTLGPGPSPRAPPAWVHASWVGKGASLGPGGWLQGLRPRGSREPGPVQKLPPLGCVEVVEDRWLPWGLEVELYFLGLCMISLFFVQIVADSSCKLKAKFNLSGYKDVEKKKVVIGGMFPVHNRLASSDSNTSSVPVSSGCEGFNFRTFRWAQTMLFAIHEINGKEDLLPNTDLGYVIYDSCFTISKAVEGTLTYLTGQDEAVPNYRCGDGAPLAALVGAGGSDLSIATSRILGLYYFPQVSYESSCSVLESRFQYPTFLRTIPSDEHQSVAMAQLVLHFGWTWVGTIAADDDYGKYGIKRFREVVEEAGVCVSFSETLPKVSSPEDIQHIVQTVIESTAKIVVVFSSEVDLNPLVEELLRHNVTNRTWIASEAWVTSALISHHPGVLSLLGGTLGFGIHRAEIPGLQRYLLNIDPYEDPLTEEFWETAFNCTLDYGKAMQNARASAMGTGAVSRIMPEGLCTGQESLEQLNNTYSDVSQLRITYSVYKAVYAVAHALHNLEHCQPGNGPFEKGSCADITKFEPWQLMYYLKNLQFDVPHTGETIFFTDGEVVGLYEIINWQSNVDDQISYVHIGYYNSTAPPEERMIINNDSIIWNNNMLEVPRSVCSERCQPGTRMGIRQGEPVCCFDCIPCTDGEISNTTDARGCIQCDEDYWSNANHDACVPKTIEFLDFGEPLGITLIVISAFGALLTMAVGMVFIMHVGTPLVQANDPLLSFSLLLGLVVTFLCSIVFLGEPQHWSCMTSQVALALGFALVLSSLIGKAALLMLRARALKAARGAAKVAKAVAKAAAEQASDTAVVPPPPPPATTKNDVDPLRPIHQRVIAVIATLIQAVACTVWLIFCPPYPVKNTAVQNIKIILECDPGNVIFICCIFAYDLLLALLTFIFAFVARKLEDHFSEAKCVTFSMLVFFIVWISFVPAYLSTRGKFMVAVQIFAILASSFGLLFCIFLPKCYLLLVKPERNKEELMKPRPKLRDGTATGTSTSVATTITDTTGNGTISTVCVDD, encoded by the exons atggcggaaaatctaaTTGATGGCAATGGGTGCATTCGACTCGGCGTGAGCCAAGGATTCAGGGGGAAAAAGTTCACAACTCTA GGACCCGGGCCCAGCCCGAGAGCTCCCCCCGCTTGGGTGCATGCCAGCTGGGTAGGAAAGGGAGCTTCCCTGGGGCCCGGAGGTTGGCTCCAGGGACTGAGGCCCAGGGGGAGCAGGGAGCCAGGCCCGGTCCAGAAGCTCCCCCCATTAGGGTGTGTGGAAGTCGTGGAAGACCgctggcttccctggggcctggag GTTGAATTGTATTTTC TTGGATTATGCatgatttcacttttttttgtgcaaattGTTGCGGACTCCAGCTGCAAACTCAAGGCGAAATTCAACCTCAGTGGATACAAGGACgtagagaagaaaaaagtaGTTATCGGAGGAATGTTCCCAGTTCACAACCGGCTCGCCTCCTCTGACAGCAACACCTCATCGGTTCCCGTGTCGTCAGGATGTGAAGG GTTTAATTTTCGTACTTTTCGCTGGGCACAGACCATGCTCTTTGCCATTCATGAAATCAATGGAAAAGAGGACCTGTTGCCAAATACAGACCTGGGCTATGTCATCTATGACTCCTGCTTCACCATATCCAAGGCAGTGGAGGGAACCTTGACATACCTCACTGGGCAGGATGAAGCTGTGCCCAACTACCGTTGTGGTGATGGGGCCCCACTGGCTGCTCTGGTGGGTGCAGGAGGCTCTGACCTGTCCATTGCTACCTCCAGGATCCTGGGCCTCTACTACTTCCCACAG GTAAGCTATGAGTCTTCCTGCTCTGTGTTGGAAAGCAGGTTCCAGTACCCTACCTTCTTACGGACCATTCCCAGTGATGAGCACCAGTCTGTGGCCATGGCCCAGCTAGTACTGCATTTTGGCTGGACCTGGGTGGGCACCATCGCCGCTGATGATGACTATGGTAAATATGGCATCAAACGCTTCagagaggtggtggaggaggctGGCGTCTGTGTGTCCTTCTCTGAAACACTACCCAAAGTCAGCTCACCAGAGGACATCCAGCACATCGTTCAGACAGTGATAGAGTCCACTGCCAAAATTGTAGTGGTCTTCTCCTCTGAAGTGGACCTTAATCCCCTAGTGGAGGAGCTACTGCGGCATAATGTCACCAACCGGACCTGGATCGCCAGCGAGGCCTGGGTCACCTCCGCTCTGATCTCTCACCATCCTGGGGTGCTGAGCCTCCTCGGGGGGACACTGGGGTTTGGGATCCATAGGGCAGAAATACCTGGTTTACAACGCTACCTACTGAACATAGATCCTTACGAAGATCCACTGACGGAAGAATTCTGGGAGACGGCCTTCAACTGCACCCTGGATTATGGGAAGGCAATGCAGAATGCCAGAGCCAGTGCCATGGGAACAGGAGCAGTTTCCAGGATTATGCCAGAGGGACTGTGTACCGGTCAGGAGTCCCTGGAGCAACTGAATAACACGTACTCAGACGTGTCACAGTTACGCATCACATACAGCGTGTATAAGGCTGTCTATGCTGTAGCTCATGCTTTACATAACCTGGAGCATTGTCAGCCTGGGAATGGGCCATTTGAAAAGGGCAGCTGTGCAGACATCACAAAATTTGAACCCTGGCAG CTGATGTATTACTTAAAAAACCTGCAATTTGATGTTCCTCACACTGGAGAGACCATATTCTTCACTGACGGGGAAGTGGTGGGCCTCTACGAGATCATTAACTGGCAGAGCAATGTAGATGATCAGATCTCCTATGTTCACATCGGTTACTATAACAGCACTGCACCCCCTGAGGAGAGAATGATTATAAACAATGACTCCATCATCTGGAACAACAACATGCTGGAG GTGCCGCggtctgtgtgcagtgagaggtgCCAGCCGGGCACCAGGATGGGCATACGGCAGGGAGAACCTGTCTGCTGTTTCGACTGCATTCCCtgcacagatggagagattaGCAACACCACAG ATGCCAGGGGGTGTATCCAGTGCGATGAGGATTACTGGTCCAATGCCAATCATGATGCCTGCGTGCCTAAGACTATTGAGTTCCTGGACTTTGGAGAGCCACTGGGCATCACCCTGATCGTCATTTCGGCCTTTGGCGCTCTTCTGACTATGGCAGTGGGCATGGTGTTCATCATGCATGTTGGCACCCCGCTGGTGCAGGCCAATGACCCCCTGCTGAGCTTCTCCCTCCTGCTGGGCCTGGTGGTGACCTTTCTGTGTTCCATCGTGTTTCTAGGAGAGCCTCAGCACTGGTCCTGCATGACTAGCCAAGTGGCTCTGGCCCTTGGCTTTGCCCTGGTGCTCTCATCACTCATAGGCAAAGCTGCGCTACTCATGCTCCGTGCCAGGGCACTGAAAGCAGCCAGAGGAGCTGCCAAAGTGGCAAAGGCTGTGGCAAAGGCAGCAGCAGAGCAGGCCTCTGACACAGCCGTGgttcctcctccaccaccaccagccACAACCAAAAATGACGTGGATCCACTTCGTCCCATCCACCAGAGGGTGATAGCAGTGATTGCGACTCTGATCCAGGCAGTAGCCTGCACCGTGTGGCTGATATTCTGCCCACCATATCCTGTCAAGAACACCGCAGtccagaacattaaaataatCCTGGAGTGTGACCCAGGTAATGTGATCTTCATCTGCTGCATCTTTGCCTATGACCTCCTTCTCGCCCTACTGACTTTCATCTTTGCCTTTGTGGCACGGAAGTTGGAGGATCATTTTAGTGAGGCCAAATGTGTGACCTTCAGCATGCTGGTCTTTTTCATCGTATGGATCTCTTTCGTGCCAGCTTATTTGAGCACACGTGGTAAGTTCATGGTGGCTGTACAGATCTTCGCCATTCTGGCCTCCAGTTTTGGCCTTTTGTTCTGCATCTTTCTGCCGAAGTGTTACTTGCTGCTGGTCAAGCCTGAGAGGAACAAGGAGGAACTGATGAAACCCCGCCCCAAACTCAGGGATGGCACAGCAACAGGCACATCTACTTCTGTTGCCACCACCATCACCGACACCACCGGCAATGGCACCATATCAACTGTCTGCGTGGATGACTAG